One part of the Candidatus Defluviilinea gracilis genome encodes these proteins:
- a CDS encoding polyribonucleotide nucleotidyltransferase, whose amino-acid sequence MKPESKKYSTTLGKHTVTFETGKLAGQAGGAVTFGTPESIVFAAATMGDVREGIDFFPLSVEYEERLYAGGRIPGSFFRREGRPGTEAILVARLTDRPLRPLFQDGMRNEVQVAMFSLSSDGVNPLDVLAINAASAAIMISDIPWGGPVGAVRVGRVNGEFVINPTYAEMETSDLDLRIAGTKDAILMVECSAIEIPEDVMVAALELGHKSIQPLIELQLKMQAELGKPKREVELFVPSAEVKKKVFDRVSGAMNALLDKPLSKNEFYSGMKAIKTEAETELCIVPEGGDPANYMPVNMFRESFEQAEMDVVRERILAQGKRPDGRTPTDIRPIWCEVGISPRAHGSGLFTRGETQILSVATLATLGEAQELDNLSPIKDKRYIHHYNFPPYSTGEVKRMGGQSRREVGHGALAERALEPVIPAEESFPYTLRVVSEALSSNGSTSMGSVCGSTLALMDAGVPIKAPVSGVAMGLITDLNGSGRYKILTDIQGTEDHLGDMDFKVAGTPAGITALQMDIKISGLSAQMMKEALEQAKVARASILEKMLAVLPESRPDIKEHAPRIITVKIPVDKIGALIGPGGKNIRALQEETGAKIDIEENGTVYIASTDGVGAKIAQERIAGLGEEAVVGNIYTGKVVRIADFGAFVEILPGMDGLVHISQLASERVNKVEDVVGMGEEITVMVTDIDGQGKIRLSRQAVLEGWTAEEAREKDGPRRSGGGGRPGGDRGRGGDRRGGDRGGRR is encoded by the coding sequence ATGAAACCCGAATCAAAGAAATATTCAACCACGCTTGGGAAGCATACCGTCACTTTCGAGACCGGTAAACTCGCCGGGCAGGCTGGCGGCGCGGTGACCTTCGGCACGCCGGAGTCCATCGTGTTCGCGGCGGCAACCATGGGCGACGTGCGCGAAGGCATAGATTTCTTTCCTCTTTCTGTGGAATATGAGGAACGACTCTATGCCGGTGGACGGATCCCCGGTTCGTTCTTCCGACGGGAGGGCAGACCCGGCACGGAGGCGATTCTCGTCGCCCGTCTAACCGATCGTCCTCTCCGCCCGCTGTTTCAGGATGGGATGAGGAACGAAGTGCAAGTCGCCATGTTCTCGCTGTCGTCCGATGGCGTGAACCCGCTCGACGTGCTGGCGATCAACGCCGCGTCTGCCGCCATCATGATCTCAGACATCCCGTGGGGTGGACCCGTTGGTGCGGTGCGCGTGGGACGCGTCAACGGCGAGTTCGTCATCAATCCGACGTACGCCGAAATGGAAACATCCGATCTCGACTTGCGAATCGCCGGCACAAAAGACGCCATCCTCATGGTCGAATGCAGCGCGATCGAAATTCCCGAAGATGTGATGGTCGCCGCGCTCGAACTTGGACATAAGTCCATTCAGCCGCTGATCGAACTGCAATTGAAAATGCAAGCGGAGTTGGGCAAACCAAAACGCGAGGTTGAATTATTCGTGCCGAGCGCCGAGGTCAAGAAAAAAGTGTTCGACCGCGTGAGCGGAGCGATGAACGCCCTGCTGGACAAGCCGTTGAGCAAGAACGAATTTTATTCCGGCATGAAAGCCATCAAGACCGAAGCCGAAACTGAATTGTGCATCGTGCCTGAGGGCGGCGACCCGGCGAATTACATGCCGGTCAACATGTTCCGCGAGTCGTTTGAACAGGCGGAGATGGACGTGGTGCGCGAACGCATCCTAGCGCAGGGCAAACGTCCCGATGGGCGAACGCCGACCGACATCCGCCCCATTTGGTGCGAGGTGGGAATCTCTCCGCGCGCGCACGGGTCAGGCTTGTTCACACGCGGCGAGACTCAAATTTTATCTGTTGCGACTCTCGCAACACTCGGCGAGGCGCAGGAACTCGATAACCTCAGCCCGATCAAAGACAAACGCTACATCCATCACTACAACTTCCCGCCGTATTCCACCGGCGAAGTGAAACGCATGGGCGGGCAAAGCCGACGGGAGGTCGGTCACGGGGCGTTGGCAGAACGCGCGCTTGAACCAGTTATCCCTGCGGAAGAATCGTTCCCGTACACGTTGCGAGTCGTATCGGAGGCGTTGTCCTCCAACGGCTCGACCTCGATGGGTTCCGTCTGCGGCTCGACACTTGCGTTGATGGATGCGGGCGTGCCGATCAAAGCCCCGGTCTCCGGCGTGGCGATGGGACTCATCACCGATTTGAACGGCTCGGGCCGCTACAAAATTCTCACCGACATTCAAGGCACCGAAGATCATCTCGGCGACATGGATTTCAAAGTGGCGGGAACACCGGCTGGCATCACCGCCCTGCAAATGGACATCAAGATCAGCGGCTTGAGCGCGCAGATGATGAAAGAAGCGCTCGAACAGGCGAAGGTGGCGCGCGCCTCCATTTTGGAAAAGATGCTGGCAGTGTTGCCCGAATCGCGCCCCGACATCAAAGAACACGCGCCGCGCATCATCACCGTAAAAATCCCCGTTGATAAGATCGGCGCGTTGATCGGACCGGGCGGAAAGAACATCCGCGCATTGCAAGAAGAGACCGGCGCAAAGATCGACATCGAAGAAAACGGCACGGTGTACATCGCGTCCACCGATGGCGTCGGCGCGAAGATCGCGCAGGAACGCATCGCTGGACTTGGCGAAGAGGCTGTCGTTGGGAACATCTACACCGGCAAAGTCGTTCGCATCGCGGACTTCGGCGCGTTCGTCGAAATCCTGCCTGGCATGGACGGGCTCGTCCACATTTCGCAACTCGCTTCTGAGCGCGTGAACAAAGTGGAAGATGTGGTCGGCATGGGCGAAGAGATCACCGTGATGGTGACCGACATTGACGGACAAGGAAAGATTCGACTCTCGCGTCAGGCTGTGCTTGAAGGTTGGACGGCAGAAGAGGCGCGCGAGAAAGACGGTCCGCGCCGAAGCGGCGGAGGCGGAAGACCCGGCGGAGATCGCGGGCGCGGAGGGGATCGGCGTGGCGGTGATCGCGGCGGCAGAAGGTAG
- a CDS encoding ABC-2 family transporter protein, with protein MRRYVEYYLASMRVSILEQFQYRVANYFYMIGMITEPVIYLVVWSTIANQQGGIIGGYTPGAFAAYYIVWTLVRNMNIVFTPYGWEWRIREGNLSMALMRPMHPIHSDIAFFAGWKVVVIALWLPLAAFLTWIFKPTFDITWMEGIVFFLAIWGAYLIRTMLLSLLGMITFWTTRVSAIFELYFGLELILSGRLVPMSLMPQWVQSLSNYLPFKWTFFFPIEALVGTMSTQELWMGIGMQILWITIGASFLSLVWRAAIKQFSAVGG; from the coding sequence ATGAGACGGTACGTTGAATACTACCTCGCCTCGATGCGCGTTTCGATCCTCGAACAGTTTCAATATCGAGTCGCCAACTACTTTTACATGATCGGCATGATCACCGAGCCTGTCATTTATCTCGTGGTGTGGTCAACGATAGCGAATCAACAAGGCGGTATTATCGGCGGCTACACCCCGGGCGCGTTCGCGGCATATTACATCGTGTGGACTCTCGTCCGCAACATGAACATCGTCTTCACGCCGTATGGCTGGGAGTGGCGCATTCGCGAAGGCAACCTCTCGATGGCATTGATGCGCCCGATGCATCCCATCCACTCCGACATCGCATTTTTCGCGGGCTGGAAAGTTGTGGTGATCGCGCTTTGGCTTCCGCTCGCCGCCTTTCTCACATGGATATTCAAACCCACCTTCGACATCACATGGATGGAAGGCATCGTCTTCTTTCTCGCCATCTGGGGCGCATACCTCATCCGCACGATGTTGTTGTCCCTGCTCGGCATGATCACATTCTGGACGACACGCGTCAGCGCGATCTTCGAGTTGTACTTCGGTCTCGAGTTGATCCTCTCTGGGCGACTCGTGCCGATGTCTCTCATGCCGCAATGGGTGCAGTCCCTCTCGAACTACCTGCCTTTCAAGTGGACATTTTTCTTCCCCATCGAGGCTCTCGTCGGGACGATGTCCACACAGGAGTTGTGGATGGGCATTGGGATGCAAATCTTGTGGATCACGATCGGCGCTTCTTTCCTCAGTTTGGTCTGGCGCGCCGCCATCAAGCAATTCTCCGCTGTGGGCGGATGA
- a CDS encoding integron integrase, with translation MNQPAQPETPPKDKKLLDQYRDALRVKQYSQRTEKTYINWARSYILFHNKRHPKDMGIPEIREFITHLVSDKKISGSTQTQALSSILFLYRHVLRIALDENALVEFRPQKAKTVPVVLSKEEIKSVIANLSGVNKIIAQVMYGGGLRVMETMRLRVKDIDFANHQVIVRDGKGDDDRSTILPDSVVEPLKHHLEQVRRIHQKDLAKGYGSVYLPFALERKYPNASKEWVWQYVFPAASLFKEPGTGITRRHHLHETAVQKAVKEAARLARVDKHVTPHTFRHSFATHLLQNNYDIRTIQELLGHKDVKTTMIYTHVIQRGGLAVKSPLDT, from the coding sequence ATGAACCAGCCAGCCCAGCCCGAAACCCCTCCAAAAGACAAAAAATTACTCGACCAGTATCGTGACGCCCTACGCGTTAAACAGTATTCCCAGCGCACCGAAAAGACATATATCAATTGGGCCAGGTCATACATCCTCTTTCATAACAAACGCCACCCCAAAGACATGGGTATTCCTGAAATTCGGGAATTCATTACCCATCTCGTTTCAGACAAGAAAATTTCAGGCTCTACCCAAACACAGGCGTTAAGTTCGATCCTCTTTCTCTATCGTCATGTTCTGCGCATCGCGCTGGATGAAAACGCCCTTGTCGAATTTCGCCCCCAAAAAGCAAAGACCGTCCCCGTCGTGCTTTCGAAAGAAGAAATCAAATCCGTGATCGCCAATTTGAGCGGCGTCAACAAGATTATCGCGCAGGTCATGTACGGCGGAGGCTTGCGCGTGATGGAAACCATGCGCCTGCGCGTCAAAGATATTGACTTTGCCAACCATCAAGTGATCGTCCGCGATGGCAAAGGCGACGATGATCGTTCTACCATTCTGCCTGATAGTGTCGTCGAGCCGCTAAAACACCATTTGGAGCAAGTCAGACGAATACATCAAAAAGACCTGGCAAAAGGATACGGCTCTGTCTATCTGCCCTTTGCTCTGGAGCGGAAATATCCAAACGCCAGCAAAGAATGGGTATGGCAATACGTCTTCCCTGCCGCCAGCCTCTTCAAAGAGCCAGGGACGGGTATAACCCGCCGCCATCATTTACATGAAACGGCAGTCCAAAAAGCCGTGAAAGAAGCGGCGCGCTTGGCAAGGGTTGATAAACATGTCACCCCTCACACCTTCCGTCACTCCTTCGCAACCCACCTCCTGCAAAATAACTACGATATTCGCACCATTCAGGAACTCCTCGGTCACAAAGACGTCAAAACCACCATGATCTACACCCACGTCATCCAACGCGGCGGCCTCGCCGTCAAATCCCCCCTCGACACCTAA
- the rpsO gene encoding 30S ribosomal protein S15: MSLQKEAKTKLITDYHRHDTDTGSPEVQIAIMTGRIQQLTDHLRANKSDQSCRRGLLKLVGQRRRMLSYLRQADYQRYLGITESLNLRHK, translated from the coding sequence ATGTCATTACAGAAGGAAGCGAAGACCAAACTGATCACGGATTACCACCGTCATGATACCGATACCGGCTCCCCCGAGGTGCAGATCGCGATCATGACCGGGCGCATCCAACAGTTGACCGATCACCTGCGAGCCAACAAGAGCGATCAATCCTGTCGGCGAGGTCTGCTCAAACTTGTGGGACAACGCCGCCGCATGTTGTCGTACTTGCGGCAGGCTGATTACCAGCGCTATTTGGGAATCACCGAGAGTTTGAACCTGCGACACAAGTAG
- a CDS encoding ATP-binding cassette domain-containing protein codes for MSSVVSISQLAKYYQVPEREGGLKASIASLFNRKYKNVKAVDGITFNVEAGEVVGFLGPNGAGKTTTLKMLSGLLHPTSGNVSVLGYEPRHRSHDYLRQITLVMGNRNQLTWDLPALDSFDLQRAVYGIPVDQFKRARDEFIELLELKDLVNKPVRNLSLGERMKMEIVAALLHQPKVLFLDEPTIGLDVTMQRRIRSFIAEYNKRYNATVLLTSHYMADVEALCKRVIVIHHGRILFDGDLSKLVNQFSSYKTLSLSLHDPNAELSNYGEVVSKEDGRVTLRVPKAQTSQVTAKLLSDLQVDDLTVEDAPVDDVIDQVFSQKDE; via the coding sequence GTGTCCTCTGTAGTTTCAATTTCACAATTAGCCAAGTATTACCAAGTGCCCGAGCGCGAAGGCGGTCTCAAAGCCTCCATCGCCAGTTTGTTCAATCGCAAATACAAAAACGTCAAAGCCGTGGATGGGATCACGTTCAACGTCGAAGCGGGGGAGGTGGTCGGCTTCCTCGGTCCGAATGGAGCGGGCAAGACCACCACGCTCAAAATGTTGAGCGGACTTCTGCATCCCACCTCTGGGAATGTCAGCGTGTTGGGTTACGAACCGCGTCACCGTTCGCACGACTATCTCAGGCAGATCACGCTCGTGATGGGCAACCGCAACCAACTGACCTGGGACCTGCCCGCCCTCGATTCGTTCGATCTCCAGCGCGCGGTCTATGGCATTCCCGTTGACCAGTTCAAACGCGCGCGCGATGAGTTCATCGAACTGCTGGAGTTGAAAGATCTGGTCAACAAACCTGTCCGCAATCTTTCCTTGGGCGAACGCATGAAAATGGAGATCGTCGCCGCGTTGCTTCACCAGCCGAAAGTGCTGTTCCTCGACGAGCCGACCATCGGTCTCGATGTGACGATGCAGAGGCGTATCCGTTCGTTCATTGCGGAGTACAACAAACGCTACAACGCGACCGTCCTGCTCACGAGTCATTACATGGCAGATGTGGAAGCCTTGTGCAAGCGCGTCATCGTTATCCACCATGGACGGATCCTCTTCGACGGCGATCTGAGCAAACTGGTCAATCAATTCTCATCGTACAAGACTTTGAGTCTCTCGCTTCACGATCCCAATGCGGAGTTGTCGAATTATGGAGAGGTCGTTAGCAAGGAAGACGGGCGTGTCACGTTGCGCGTGCCGAAAGCGCAGACATCGCAAGTGACTGCAAAACTTTTATCTGACTTGCAAGTCGATGATCTCACCGTCGAAGACGCGCCCGTAGACGATGTGATCGACCAGGTCTTCTCGCAAAAGGACGAATAA